CCACCTGCCCCACCAACTGGGGCATGACGCCGCTGAAGGCCAATCAGTGGCTGAAGGACAACATGGTCCCCTACTATCCTCTGGGTGTCATCAAGGAGACGGCCCCGGAAGGCGCGGAGGTGAAATGAGATGAAAAAAGAGATCGTCATTTCCGGCTTCGGCGGCCAGGGCGGCCTGGCCATCGGCAAGAATCTGGCAGAGGCCGGCATGGCTGAGGGCCTGAACGTTACCTGGGCTCCTTCCTACGGCCCCGAGATGCGTGGCGGCACCGCCAACTGCTCTGTGGTGCTCTCCGACAAGCCCGTGGGATCTCCCGTGTTCGCCCATCCCACCGAGCTCATCGCCCTGAATGAGCCCTCCCTGGTCAAGTTCGAGGAGGGCGTTGTCCCCGGCGGCATGGTATTCGTCAACAGCGACGTGGTGACGGATAAAGTCTCCCGCACGGACCTGACGGCCTACTACATCCCCTGCTCCCAGATCGCCGACGAGGTGGGCAACCCCAAGGTCAGCAACATGGTGATGCTGGGCGCCTATGTGGCCGGCACTAAGGTGCTGAAGGCGGAGACCATCGAGAAGATGATCCAGGAGATGTTCACCGGCGCCAAGGCCAAGTTCGTCCCCCTGAACATCGAGGCGTTCCGCCGCGGCATGGCCTGCGTGCAGTGATTTGTTTCAGAGGGCCGGCGAGTTTGCTCACCGGCCCTCTCTCTTTGGCGGGCCCTGCGCTTTCTGTGCATTTTAACAGTTGACTTTGGCTGTGTATCAGCGTATAAAAGATATCATAGAAGAATATGGCTTTATATTGCGTGGAACGGGACACGCCGCGAAGATCTCTCCCCTCAGAGAGCTGCCGGACGGTGCGAGGCAGCGGGGGCAGCTTTGCTGGCCTCCCCCGGGAGCAGTGGGCGGAACAGAGCTTTCCCAGTACGCCGCACCGGACGCCCTCCGTTATCGGGGCAGACGAGCGGCCGCTGGACCAGCGGCAACGAGAGTGGTACCACGGAAGTTTGACTTTCGCCTCTCCTGTGCAGGGCAGGAGTGCGCGAAAGTCTTTTTGCTATCCCCCAAAACTTCAAACTATTTTTAAGGAGCGATCAATATGCTGGATATTCAAATCACCAAGACCACCAGCCCCAAGGCCAAGCCCGCGGACGAGAGCAAGCTGGGCTTCGGCAAGATTTTCACCGACCACATGTTCGTCATGGACTATGCGCCGGACAAGGGCTGGCATGACGCCCGCATCGTCCCCTATCAGCCCTTCCCCCTGGATCCCGCCTGCGTGATTTTCCACTACGCGCAGGAGATCTTTGAGGGCCTGAAGGCCTACCGGACCGCGGACAACACCATCCAGCTGTTCCGCCCCGACTGTAACGGCCAGCGGATGCAGGACTCCGCTGACCGGATGTGCATTCCCAAGATCCCTGTGGAGGACTTCGTCCAGG
This DNA window, taken from Dysosmobacter welbionis, encodes the following:
- a CDS encoding 2-oxoacid:acceptor oxidoreductase family protein, translating into MKKEIVISGFGGQGGLAIGKNLAEAGMAEGLNVTWAPSYGPEMRGGTANCSVVLSDKPVGSPVFAHPTELIALNEPSLVKFEEGVVPGGMVFVNSDVVTDKVSRTDLTAYYIPCSQIADEVGNPKVSNMVMLGAYVAGTKVLKAETIEKMIQEMFTGAKAKFVPLNIEAFRRGMACVQ